From Plasmodium chabaudi chabaudi strain AS genome assembly, chromosome: 12, the proteins below share one genomic window:
- a CDS encoding conserved Plasmodium protein, unknown function (query 1031-1031;GPI_cleavage_site_score=0.14400001;~iprscan;InterPro:IPR036322 : WD40-repeat-containing domain superfamily;Superfamily:SSF50978; score=4.94E-5;query 609-924;description=WD40-repeat-containing domain superfamily), with product MEMRTRTPKNTKGNKDYEYITSSQYYGSKKITISSRKVNKNYDKKKTKINQKNNIENDIENGGNYAYTDEVTNKNIPNKIKTKKKIRNESLKNALVENSEHNKSYDDAIKNSQNNFQTIDDHISSIPSHSNHSKSDEQNSSINNKKYERGRRKIKQHKDNFFCYYDEIEDEEGEISSEEYESDQGKKNKMNKSIITRKSEKKIKQNYNSISNKFNDFIKKENDIYNYNLDLFDFFTNFKTNDESNENLKRMILFILQEIDGKKWLDNNNIHFENKNNGIPEDEYDKMKTNKINKSFVSIKENIDIEHITNHNKKDIRNVFFFENININYNDKNVIISPFKSSLVIDDNVACSQKKKKKTEKKKSSINKKVQSNNDVDIQDNSFKIIKIKISEYEDLLMHIKINENDVKINFEIISFLYFLLICNYISNQEFDSYNSSFNLTDIFSYIDEKSEYHISSEKNIFLSLCAPVIYLGFTTNTNLVNFFETFLKSCNVGNKDELPIDTSQEENTKIENLHHLINTFLLKCRNIFNGCLLAISICSYLNTSIFSNEFNKSRNFLFIYFVSQFMNSTYLFDIIELENVCKKAEWIKLNTMPKNTASDTNISQEDEYTYLLICLVGHEIIIYGISKYDYFVQLYYSIKNHNNAHTDSSKKYIEDKLMQTKFKKVFSYKNDDIINDFSYSIYIKNNQRYIKLAICCNNMNIKIVNIFLKKKKNEYEIDNFIQKSQTTNMKFDNCNSSLPHLFPFKNVGNFEFEKKSPLSNSLNESEIAHEFSHNKLEHTESYLNNEYTEKGVNYSMNKYSYYNVCTMEDILHIRHGIITLCSFYPCINSFVLCISIKDGDVIVIDIRNNSELFYFKRKTETISHLKWNYNSCISFGQDKGCIIYLFENKYFLNIDKIWNNIIETICTHNCIISDNYFFTFDDGTIIKGKIKINPNKIKHHEIISWNIISNFSMDPQIILNISSTKNNQIDTPSFILLYEYLCGLQHILKTGIKVTKSENYDTSISRKVVTLAPKAISFSYTDNGYMTAYGNACGLVHIFFGKIDTPPII from the exons atggaaatgaGAACACGAACTCCCAAAAATACAAAAGGGAACAAagattatgaatatataacatcTTCACAATATTATggaagtaaaaaaataacaatttcGTCGAgaaaagtaaataaaaattatgataaaaaaaaaacaaagatcaatcaaaaaaacaacattgaaaatgatatagaAAATGGGGGTAACTATGCGTATACTGATGAagtaacaaataaaaatattcctaataaaattaaaacaaaaaagaaaatacgTAATgaatcattaaaaaatgcttTGGTTGAAAATAGCGAACATAACAAAAGTTATGATGatgctataaaaaattcgcAAAACAATTTTCAAACAATCGATGATCATATTTCTTCAATACCAAGCCATTCAAATCATAGTAAAAGTGATGAACAAAATAGttctataaataataaaaaatatgaaagaggaagaagaaaaataaaacaacataaagataattttttttgttattatgaTGAAATAGAAGATGAGGAAGGGGAAATATCAAGTGAAGAATATGAATCAGATCaagggaaaaaaaataaaatgaataaatcaATTATAACTCgaaaaagtgaaaaaaaaataaaacaaaattataattctATAAGTAACAAGTTTaatgattttataaaaaaagaaaatgatatatataattataatttagacttattcgatttttttaccaattttaaaacaaatgacGAAAGTAATGAGAACTTAAAGAGGATGATACTTTTTATACTCCAAGAGATtgatggaaaaaaatggttagacaataataatattcattttgaaaacaaaaataatggcATTCCGGAAGatgaatatgataaaatgaaaacaaataaaataaataagtcTTTTGTTAGCataaaggaaaatatagatatagaACATATAACAAACcacaataaaaaagatataagaaatgtgtttttttttgaaaatattaatataaattataacgATAAAAATGTGATTATTTCCCCATTTAAAAGTTCATTGGTTATTGATGATAATGTAGCTTGttctcaaaaaaaaaaaaaaaaaacagaaaaaaaaaaaagtagtaTTAACAAAAAGGTTCAAAGTAATAATGATGTAGACATACAAGATAATTcattcaaaattataaaaataaaaatatcagAATATGAAGATTTgcttatgcatataaaaattaatgagAATGatgttaaaataaattttgagataatatcttttttatactttttattgatttgtaattatatatcCAACCAAGAGTTTGATAGTTATAATAGTTCCTTCAATTTAACTGATATCTTTTCTTATATTGATGAAAAGTCGGAGTACCATATCAGTAgcgaaaaaaacatatttttaagtttGTGTGCCCCTGTGATTTATCTAGGCTTTACTACTAACACTAATTtagtaaatttttttgaaacatttttaaaaagctGTAATGTTGGAAATAAAGATGAATTACCTATTGATACTTCTCAAGAAGAAAACACcaaaatagaaaatttaCACCACCTAATAAACACGTTTCTACTAAAATGTaggaatatatttaatggaTGTTTATTAGCTATTAGTATATGTAGCTATTTAAATActtctatattttcaaacgaatttaataaaagtagaaattttttatttatttattttgtttcacAATTTATGAATTCTACTTATTTGTTTGATATAATTGAGCTTGAAAATGTTTGTAAAAAGGCAGAGTGGATAAAGTTGAATACTATGCCAAAAAATACAGCTAGCGATACTAATATTTCACAAGAAGATGAATATACCTATTTGCTGATATGTCTAGTAGGtcatgaaataataatatatggaaTTTCGAAATACGATTATTTTGTGCAGTTATATTATTCTATTAAGAACCACAATAATGCTCATACAGATAgcagtaaaaaatatatagaagaCAAACTTATgcaaacaaaatttaaaaaagtattttcatataaaaatgatgatataataaatgatttttcatattctatatatataaaaaataatcaaagatatataaaattagcTATTTgttgtaataatatgaacataaaaatagtaaatatatttttaaaaaaaaaaaaaaatgaatatgaaattgacaattttatacaaaaatctCAAACAACAAATATGAAGTTTGATAATTGTAATTCCAGTTTGCCACATTTGTTTCcgtttaaaaatgttggTAATTTTGaattcgaaaaaaaaagtccATTATCCAACTCTCTTAATGAAAGTGAAATAGCACACGAATTTAGTCACAACAAATTGGAGCATACAGAGtcttatttaaataatgaatatacaGAAAAGGGTGTTAATTATAGcatgaataaatattcttaCTATAATGTTTGTACTATGGAGGATATATTGCATATTAGGCATGGTATAATAACGCTGTGTTCATTTTACCCATGTATAAActcatttgttttatgtATAAGTATAAAAGATGGAGATGTTATAGTTATAGATATACGAAATAATAGtgaacttttttattttaaaagaaaaacagAAACAATATCACATTTAAAATGGAATTATAATAGTTGTATATCTTTTGGACAAGATAAGggatgtataatatatttatttgaaaataaatattttttaaatattgataaaatatggaataatattattgaaaCAATATGTACACATAATTGTATAATTAgtgataattatttttttacatttgaTGATGGTACTAtaataaaaggaaaaataaaaataaatccaaataaaataaaacatcatgaaataatttcatGGAATATAATATCAAATTTTTCTATGGATCcacaaattattttaaatatttcatcaactaaaaataatcaaattgATACACcatcttttatattattatatgaatatttatgtgGATtacaacatattttaaaaactgGAATTAAAGTAACCAAATctgaaaattatgatacTTCCATAAGTCGAAAAGTTGTTACATTGGCTCCAAAAGC aATTTCCTTTTCATATACTGACAATGGCTATATGACAGCATATGGAAATGCCTGTGGATtagttcatattttttttggaaaaataGATACCCCACCAATTATTTAG
- a CDS encoding conserved Plasmodium membrane protein, unknown function (term=annotation;date=20130313;qualifier=removed_product=conserved Plasmodium protein, unknown function;qualifier=added_product=conserved plasmodium membrane protein, unknown function;curatorName=ucb@sanger.ac.uk;~;query 1-6; ~;query 67-78; ~;query 136-153; ~;query 7-24; ~;query 44-66; ~;query 79-98; ~;query 113-135; ~;query 25-43; ~;query 99-112; ~;query 131-131;GPI_cleavage_site_score=2.4940002;~tmhmm; query 1-154), whose amino-acid sequence MGLYTTLHKVISTLGGLLLILYQLSKIDQNDMALSNLKKYMLDTPYVEFSNFILLSCSYLLLNILGSPKNKITINLKGILGCFLSTYAFMLFIQQFYICYGFYMSEILVTKENLYLCIYLMVYFSALCAESSSNMSSQKKYLMGNGKTINVEV is encoded by the exons ATGGGACTTTATACTACATTACATAAAGTTATATCAACCTTAGGCGGATTACTTTTAATACTTTATCAGTTGTCAAAAATTGATCAAAATGATATGGCATTATCAAATCTcaagaaatatatgttaGACACTCCATATGTagaattttcaaattttattttgttgagttgttcatatttattattaaatatacttGGATcaccaaaaaataaaataacaataaatttaaaag gtATTTTGGGATGCTTTTTATCCACTTATGCCTTTATGCTTTTTATACagcaattttatatttgttacg gATTTTACATGTCAGAAATACTAGTAACAAAGGAGAATCTTTAtctttgtatttatttgatgGTTTATTTTTCTGCATTGTGTGCTGAATCTAGTTCTAATATGTCAAGTCAAAAAAAGTATCTTATGGGAAATGGGAAAACGATAAATGTAGAAGTATAA
- a CDS encoding conserved Plasmodium protein, unknown function (pfam_scan;Pfam:PF10199.5; E()=3.4E-14;score=53.4;query 232-361;description=Adaptin_binding;~iprscan;Pfam:PF10199; score=6.5E-15;query 232-361;description=null), with the protein MENFPNIVILSYDKDKAEIFIKYLLTKFEVIDHYTDEKWHKVLCENKETDDNLKDFIFKKEAKIQIVNKYYQAQIIILSCIPYTIENEKQHGDTKKDEIISNNLLSDTNKYTNLNLNCESIIFLFNEFNEDTKQLINNNPFINFEAKNDKMIKNDDFDFSNLYKDIGVKIAIFPLLLQKKEKEILKFCTEYFIECLYIEYESNHTDKTNLNENNKIMNQTQKKNTNFDEFCDDDERLIEALHCHMWKGLKLKKENIIIPKDAKMENNTKKDGENKDVLSPPPKSDILEDPKKTKQKLEKKENQKKSDESEKKNNNDTDNKKDDKFMENFNKIVEKIKLVKIENQKCNNDSERRKKAENAILELQQYFYGMDEE; encoded by the coding sequence atggaaaattttCCAAATATAGTAATACTATCATATGATAAAGACAAAGCtgaaattttcataaaatatttattaacaaaatttgAAGTTATAGATCATTATACTGATGAAAAATGGCACAAAGTATTatgtgaaaataaagagacagatgataatttaaaagattttatttttaaaaaagaagccaaaatacaaattgttaataaatattatcaagCACAAATAATCATACTATCATGTATTCCATATACcatagaaaatgaaaaacaaCATGGTGACacaaaaaaagatgaaataaTTTCCAATAACCTTTTAAGTGATACTAATAAATACACAAATTTAAACTTAAATTGTGaaagtattatttttttatttaacgAATTTAACGAAGATACTAAAcagttaataaataataacccgtttataaattttgaagcaaaaaatgataaaatgataaaaaatgatgattttgatttttcgaatttatataaagatataGGAGTTAAAATTGCCATCtttccattattattacaaaaaaaagaaaaagaaatactTAAATTTTGTACAGAATATTTTATCGAATGTTTGTATATAGAATATGAGTCTAACCATACTGATAAAACAAACCTTAAcgaaaataacaaaattatgaatcaaactcaaaaaaaaaatacaaattttgaTGAGTTTTGTGATGATGATGAAAGATTGATTGAAGCTTTGCATTGCCATATGTGGAAAGGattgaaattaaaaaaagaaaatataattattccaAAAGATGcaaaaatggaaaacaacacaaaaaaagatGGCGAAAATAAAGATGTTTTATCACCCCCCCCAAAATCAGACATATTAGAAGACCCAAAGAAGACCAAACAAAAATTGGAGAAAAAAGagaatcaaaaaaaaagtgatgaatctgaaaaaaaaaataataacgatacagataacaaaaaagatgataaatttatggaaaattttaataagattgtagaaaaaattaagttagttaaaattgaaaatcaaaaatgtaataatgaTTCAGAAAGAAGGAAAAAAGCCGAAAATGCAATTTTAGAGTTgcaacaatatttttatggtATGGATGAAGAATAA
- a CDS encoding ribosome-interacting GTPase 1, putative (term=annotation;date=20150820;qualifier=removed_product=cytosolic preribosomal GTP-binding protein, putative;qualifier=added_product=ribosome-interacting gtpase 1, putative;qualifier=added_gene_name=rbg1;curatorName=ucb@sanger.ac.uk;~pfam_scan;Pfam:PF16897.1; E()=2.2E-42;score=143.3;query 184-289;description=MMR_HSR1_Xtn;~pfam_scan;Pfam:PF02824.17; E()=4.0E-22;score=77.9;query 290-364;description=TGS;~pfam_scan;Pfam:PF01926.19; E()=8.7E-21;score=74.0;query 64-163;description=MMR_HSR1;~iprscan;InterPro:IPR006073 : GTP1/OBG;PRINTS:PR00326; score=4.6E-30;query 65-85;description=GTP binding domain;~iprscan;InterPro:IPR006073 : GTP1/OBG;Pfam:PF01926; score=8.6E-22;query 64-180;description=GTP binding domain;~iprscan;InterPro:IPR006073 : GTP1/OBG;PRINTS:PR00326; score=4.6E-30;query 86-104;description=GTP binding domain;~iprscan;InterPro:IPR006073 : GTP1/OBG;PRINTS:PR00326; score=4.6E-30;query 130-148;description=GTP binding domain;~iprscan;InterPro:IPR006073 : GTP1/OBG;PRINTS:PR00326; score=4.6E-30;query 113-128;description=GTP binding domain;~iprscan;InterPro:IPR006074 : GTP1/OBG domain;Prosite:PS00905; score=1.0;query 115-128;description=GTP1/OBG, conserved site;~iprscan;InterPro:IPR031662 : GTP binding protein, second domain;Pfam:PF16897; score=3.0E-42;query 184-289;description=GTP binding protein, second domain;~iprscan;InterPro:IPR004095 : TGS;Pfam:PF02824; score=2.8E-22;query 290-364;description=TGS;~iprscan;InterPro:IPR031167 : OBG-type guanine nucleotide-binding (G) domain;Prosite:PS51710; score=48.449;query 63-288;description=OBG-type guanine nucleotide-binding (G) domain;~iprscan;InterPro:IPR005225 : Small GTP-binding protein domain;TIGR_TIGRFAMS:TIGR00231; score=2.0E-27;query 62-214;description=Small GTP-binding protein domain;~iprscan;InterPro:IPR027417 : P-loop containing nucleoside triphosphate hydrolase;Superfamily:SSF52540; score=6.42E-59;query 64-301;description=P-loop containing nucleoside triphosphate hydrolase;~iprscan;InterPro:IPR012676 : TGS-like;Superfamily:SSF81271; score=1.54E-17;query 284-364;description=TGS-like): MSILQKIADIEAEMAKTQKNKATNFHLGLLKAKLSKLKAQLIEGGAKGGGEGEGFDVSKTGDARIGLVGFPSVGKSTLLNKLTGTFSEVASYEFTTLTCVPGIFKYKGAKMQLLDLPGIIEGAKDGKGRGKQVIAVAKSCSLILIVLDALKPLSFKKIIEKELEGFGIRLNKKPPNIIFQKKDKGGINITHTVPLINLDEDIIKSICHEYRIMNANISIRCEATVDDIIDVIEGNRLYVPCIYVLNKVDQITMEELNLITKLPHNIPISAHLEWNLDGLLEEIWNYLDLVRIYTKPKGHIPDYDSPVILKKDKSKVENFCKKIHRSLLNQFKYALVWGKSVKHNPQKVGKDHELNDEDVVQLVKK, translated from the coding sequence ATGTCGATCCTACAAAAGATTGCTGATATTGAGGCCGAAATGGCCAAGacccaaaaaaataaagctaCAAATTTTCACTTGGGTTTACTAAAAGCAAAACTATCAAAATTAAAGGCTCAATTAATTGAAGGAGGCGCAAAAGGGGGTGGAGAAGGAGAAGGGTTTGACGTTTCAAAAACAGGAGATGCAAGAATAGGACTTGTTGGGTTTCCATCAGTTGGTAAATCAACactattaaataaattaacgGGAACATTTTCTGAAGTTGCTTCATACGAATTTACAACATTAACATGTGTCCCAggtatatttaaatataaaggaGCAAAGATGCAATTGCTAGATCTACCAGGTATTATTGAAGGAGCTAAAGATGGTAAGGGTAGAGGTAAACAAGTTATAGCAGTAGCAAAAAGCTGTTCATTGATTTTAATAGTCTTAGATGCATTAAAACCATTatcctttaaaaaaattatagaaaaaGAATTAGAAGGTTTTGGAATCagattaaataaaaaaccaccaaatattatttttcaaaaaaaagataaaggTGGTATAAATATTACTCATACAGTAccattaattaatttagatgaagatataattaaatcaaTTTGTCATGAATATAGAATTATGAATGcaaatatatcaataagATGTGAAGCAACTGTTGATGATATTATAGATGTTATTGAAGGAAACAGATTATATGTaccatgtatatatgtattaaataaagtAGATCAAATAACTATGGAAGAATTAAATCTAATTACAAAGCTACCTCATAATATTCCAATATCAGCACATTTAGAATGGAATCTTGATGGTTTATTAGAAGAAATATGGAATTATCTCGACCTAGTACGTATATATACTAAACCTAAAGGTCATATACCAGATTATGATTCCCctgttattttaaaaaaagataaatcaaaagttgaaaatttttgtaaaaaaatacatcgATCTTTACTCAatcaatttaaatatgctTTAGTATGGGGAAAATCAGTTAAACATAATCCACAAAAAGTAGGAAAGGATCACGAACTTAACGATGAAGATGTTGTCCAACTCgtcaaaaaatga
- a CDS encoding 50S ribosomal protein L12, apicoplast, putative (term=annotation;date=20121120;qualifier=removed_product=organelle ribosomal protein L7/L12 precursor, putative;qualifier=added_product=50s ribosomal protein l12, apicoplast, putative;curatorName=ucb@sanger.ac.uk;~;query 1-37; ~;query 38-60; ~;query 61-258; ~tmhmm; query 1-259; ~pfam_scan;Pfam:PF00542.15; E()=2.0E-20;score=72.8;query 190-258;description=Ribosomal_L12;~pfam_scan;Pfam:PF16320.1; E()=7.3E-8;score=31.9;query 124-153;description=Ribosomal_L12_N;~iprscan;InterPro:IPR036235 : Ribosomal protein L7/L12, oligomerisation domain superfamily;Superfamily:SSF48300; score=7.19E-9;query 124-162;description=Ribosomal protein L7/L12, oligomerisation domain superfamily;~iprscan;InterPro:IPR008932 : Ribosomal protein L7/L12, oligomerisation;Pfam:PF16320; score=6.7E-8;query 124-153;description=Ribosomal protein L7/L12, oligomerisation;~iprscan;InterPro:IPR013823 : Ribosomal protein L7/L12, C-terminal;Pfam:PF00542; score=4.2E-20;query 190-258;description=Ribosomal protein L7/L12, C-terminal;~iprscan;InterPro:IPR014719 : Ribosomal protein L7/L12, C-terminal/adaptor protein ClpS-like;Superfamily:SSF54736; score=6.28E-16;query 190-258;description=Ribosomal protein L7/L12, C-terminal/adaptor protein ClpS-like) — protein sequence MKNTERVDKNLGNNNINSSNNNENEKKKKKNNIFFRQVNYITSFTLCRFIYIIYIFLYFANYSACFKLSKEHNKFNYNNFLYYDNRLNDNYNGRKNALNYKSKPYNFKKDAHINNKKFKLKSEKVDKIIESLKELTLLEASELVKKIEVTFSVDLKQNVGDNRDGQGNKQNESDKDANAENEEEDENKVYDLILENVEPNKKIPIIKIIKEIKKELNLKQAKDLVDNLPHTLFEKINKETAESWKKKLTEAGGIVKLK from the coding sequence ATGAAAAATACAGAAAGGgtagataaaaatttagGGAATAATAACATCAACtcatcaaataataatgaaaatgaaaaaaaaaaaaaaaaaaataatatattttttagacAAGTAAACTATATAACTAGTTTCACATTATGTaggtttatatatattatatatatattcttatatttCGCTAATTATTCAGCATGTTTCAAGCTTTCAAAAgaacataataaatttaattacaacaattttttgtattatgaTAACCgattaaatgataattacAATGGTAGAAAAAACgcattaaattataaaagcaaaccttataattttaaaaaggatGCACACATAAACAATAAGAagtttaaattaaaaagtgaaaaggttgataaaataatagaaagTTTAAAAGAATTAACTTTATTAGAAGCTAGTGAacttgtaaaaaaaatcgaagtAACTTTTTCTGTAGacttaaaacaaaatgttGGAGATAACAGAGATGGTCAAggaaataaacaaaacGAATCTGATAAAGACGCCAATGcagaaaatgaagaagaggatgaaaataaagtatatgatttaattttagaaaatgttgaaccaaataaaaaaattccaataattaaaataattaaagaaatcaaaaaagaattaaacTTAAAGCAAGCAAAAGATTTAGTTGATAATTTACCACACACactttttgaaaaaatcaATAAAGAAACAGCAGAAagttggaaaaaaaaattgactGAAGCTGGAGGTATCGTTAAATTGAAATGA
- a CDS encoding mitochondrial import receptor subunit TOM22, putative (term=annotation;date=20120521;qualifier=removed_product=mitochondrial import receptor subunit, putative;qualifier=added_product=mitochondrial import receptor subunit tom22, putative;curatorName=ucb@sanger.ac.uk;~term=annotation;date=20160728;qualifier=added_GO:0005742;qualifier=added_GO:0006626;qualifier=added_literature=pmid:27458014;qualifier=added_GO:0005739;qualifier=added_gene_name=tom22;curatorName=ucb@sanger.ac.uk;~;query 1-23; ~;query 115-140; ~;query 24-46; ~;query 92-114; ~;query 47-91; ~tmhmm; query 1-141; ~pfam_scan;Pfam:PF04281.9; E()=8.5E-7;score=28.7;query 72-135;description=Tom22): protein MYKNRPNRIEYHYTYLQHIPIRDSYNLYLYVLFFKMGAVISRMLTSDEGSSLALSGKPTFNFKKGGGFRLKNKLRVATQRIQNFVKTGLKTTSWVVWVAGVSVVVLITPIAFQYEKECQLFEMQAQFFQAQQAANVPQLN, encoded by the coding sequence atgtataaaaatcgGCCAAATCGTATCGAATACCATTACACGTATCTACAGCACATACCTATAAGAGATTCTTATAACTTGTACTtgtatgttttatttttcaaaatggGAGCAGTAATATCTAGAATGTTAACTAGTGATGAAGGATCAAGTTTGGCTTTATCAGGAAAACCaacatttaattttaaaaaaggtgGTGGATTTAGacttaaaaataagttaAGAGTTGCAACACAACGaattcaaaattttgtGAAAACAGGATTGAAAACAACATCGTGGGTTGTTTGGGTAGCAGGAGTTTCAGTTGTTGTTTTAATTACACCAATTGCTTTTCAGTATGAAAAAGAATGCCAACTATTTGAAATGCAAGCTCAATTTTTCCAAGCCCAACAAGCAGCTAATGTACCTCAACTAAATTAA